Proteins encoded by one window of Actinocorallia herbida:
- a CDS encoding GMC oxidoreductase → MSSVLPPTPAVGRRTVLGAAAVGGLGLAVGVAPGRARAAVPVTESRERAVIVGTGFGGGVTALRLARAGVRTLVLERGLRWPTGPNATTFPRIANVDRRSAWLSDHSGIPGVPGTWKPYTGLIETLKEQGMTVNCGAAVGGGSLMYHGMTLQPTEEYFAASMPFAADDYAALDRWAYPLVAQMLKISTIPDDILATDPYKSSRLFLDAAPKAGLDTFKVPLPIDWSYVRGELDGRYTPTYTTSDLAFGVNNGGKNSIDVTYLKAAEATGRVTVEVLHVVKDISLDARRRWVLHVDRIDTDGVLLEQKRITADAVFLNAGSAGTTRLLVKARAKGLVPDLPDAVGTAWGNNGDRIYSWLQMNGDPGTRQGGPACVGGRDPDAAIPYTIIHAGSPIAPPNGAKMMTVVGFGVVDPVGTWAYDPAADDARLTWSDSGDAALQALLKERMTAFTTAAGGMVIDTNAAERSTWHALGGVPMGPAVDRAGRVRGHRGLYVLDGSRIPGSTGACNPSMTIAALAEHSMAAILLQDLGRVF, encoded by the coding sequence ATGTCCTCAGTCCTTCCCCCCACCCCGGCCGTCGGCCGGCGCACCGTGCTGGGCGCAGCGGCGGTCGGCGGCCTCGGCCTCGCCGTCGGCGTCGCCCCCGGGCGCGCCCGCGCAGCCGTGCCGGTGACGGAGTCGCGTGAGCGCGCCGTCATCGTCGGCACCGGCTTCGGCGGCGGCGTCACCGCGCTGCGGCTCGCCCGCGCCGGGGTCCGCACGCTCGTCCTGGAGCGCGGCCTGCGCTGGCCGACCGGCCCGAACGCGACGACCTTCCCGCGCATCGCGAACGTCGACCGGCGCTCGGCCTGGCTGAGCGACCACAGCGGCATCCCCGGCGTGCCCGGCACCTGGAAGCCCTACACCGGCCTCATCGAGACCCTGAAGGAGCAGGGCATGACGGTGAACTGCGGTGCCGCCGTCGGCGGAGGCTCGCTGATGTACCACGGGATGACGCTCCAGCCGACCGAGGAGTACTTCGCCGCGTCGATGCCGTTCGCCGCCGACGACTACGCCGCGCTCGACCGGTGGGCCTACCCCCTCGTCGCGCAGATGCTCAAGATCAGCACGATCCCCGACGACATCCTGGCGACCGACCCCTACAAGTCGTCCCGGCTGTTCCTCGACGCCGCGCCCAAGGCCGGCCTGGACACCTTCAAGGTGCCGCTGCCGATCGACTGGTCGTACGTGCGCGGCGAACTCGACGGCAGGTACACGCCGACGTACACCACGAGCGACCTGGCGTTCGGGGTGAACAACGGCGGCAAGAACTCCATCGACGTCACCTACCTGAAGGCCGCCGAGGCCACCGGACGGGTCACGGTCGAGGTCCTGCACGTCGTCAAGGACATCTCGCTCGACGCCCGCAGGCGCTGGGTCCTGCACGTCGACCGGATCGACACCGACGGCGTCCTGCTCGAGCAGAAGCGCATCACCGCCGACGCGGTGTTCCTGAACGCCGGATCGGCCGGCACCACCCGGCTGCTGGTGAAGGCCCGCGCCAAGGGGTTGGTCCCCGACCTGCCCGACGCCGTCGGCACCGCCTGGGGCAACAACGGCGACCGGATCTACTCCTGGCTCCAGATGAACGGCGACCCCGGCACCCGCCAGGGCGGCCCCGCCTGCGTCGGCGGCCGCGACCCCGACGCCGCCATCCCGTACACCATCATCCACGCGGGCTCCCCCATCGCCCCGCCGAACGGCGCGAAGATGATGACGGTCGTCGGCTTCGGCGTCGTCGACCCCGTCGGCACCTGGGCCTACGACCCGGCCGCCGACGACGCCCGCCTCACCTGGTCCGACTCCGGCGACGCCGCCCTCCAGGCCCTCCTCAAGGAGCGGATGACGGCGTTCACCACCGCGGCCGGCGGCATGGTGATCGACACCAACGCCGCCGAACGCTCCACCTGGCACGCCCTCGGCGGCGTTCCCATGGGCCCCGCCGTCGACCGCGCGGGCCGAGTCCGGGGCCACCGCGGCCTCTACGTCCTCGACGGCTCGCGCATCCCCGGCTCCACCGGCGCCTGCAACCCGTCCATGACCATCGCCGCCCTCGCCGAGCACAGCATGGCGGCCATCCTCCTCCAGGACCTCGGCCGCGTGTTCTGA
- a CDS encoding FadR/GntR family transcriptional regulator produces the protein MEPAGTEQVKPAPTKIGQLRMAELVASALRDRILAGGITDGSTLPKQDELVAQFGVSYPSVREALRILETEGFVTVRRGNRGGATVHAPDIGTAGYALGLTLQAMQVDVPDLGQALAVLEPICAAHCAEREDRHEVIVPRLEELLAASESHLDDGAAFTRTARDFHDALVGFEANATLRVVVKSLTSLWSVQEESWADAQMSRGSYPSRAERAKAQHAHERLTEVISAGDATEASRLATEHLTATQRWVLRSLKHRVIDAASPRTRNRIRQS, from the coding sequence ATGGAGCCCGCCGGAACCGAGCAGGTCAAGCCCGCGCCGACCAAGATCGGGCAGCTGCGCATGGCCGAGCTGGTCGCCTCCGCGCTGCGCGACAGAATCCTCGCCGGCGGCATCACCGACGGCTCGACCCTGCCGAAGCAGGACGAGCTGGTCGCCCAGTTCGGCGTCAGCTACCCGTCGGTCCGCGAGGCGCTGCGCATCCTGGAGACCGAGGGCTTCGTCACCGTCCGGCGCGGCAACCGCGGCGGCGCGACCGTGCACGCCCCCGACATCGGCACCGCCGGATACGCGCTCGGCCTCACCCTCCAGGCGATGCAGGTCGACGTGCCCGACCTCGGCCAGGCCCTCGCCGTCCTGGAGCCGATCTGCGCCGCGCACTGCGCGGAGCGCGAGGACCGGCACGAGGTCATCGTCCCCCGCCTCGAAGAGCTGCTCGCCGCGAGCGAGTCCCACCTCGACGACGGCGCGGCGTTCACCCGCACGGCCCGCGACTTCCACGACGCCCTGGTCGGCTTCGAGGCGAACGCCACGCTCCGCGTCGTCGTCAAGAGCCTCACCTCCCTCTGGTCCGTCCAGGAGGAGTCCTGGGCCGACGCCCAGATGTCCCGCGGCTCCTACCCCTCCCGCGCCGAGCGCGCCAAGGCCCAGCACGCCCACGAACGCCTCACCGAGGTCATCTCCGCGGGCGACGCCACCGAGGCCTCCCGCCTCGCCACCGAACACCTCACCGCGACCCAGCGCTGGGTGCTCCGCTCCCTGAAGCACCGCGTCATCGACGCCGCCTCCCCCCGCACCCGCAACCGCATCCGCCAGTCCTGA
- a CDS encoding class I adenylate-forming enzyme family protein, with protein sequence MSSDGGGLPQEQHLTGRTPGRPPGPGTIARVLDAALAVRPDAIAVEAASGTLTYAELDERARRAAGALWARGIRPGDRVAACLPNDLDIVAAFHGAQRVGAVWAGIGEALTEAEQRDLHELCEPTVVLAGPRCRIEVPGRVDADAWAALTARAEHAPDVAADPDAPAGIAFTSGTSGRPKAVVHSQRNLLLPGAALVASRGWGPELRKGDSFPLTILNLMVLSTLLTAQAGGRAVIMDRRDASGVAEWISTRRVTVWNGAPAQLHDFAARPELDLSSLREVWSGGSDTPDELRRAFAAAHGLVPRATYGLTEAPTVVSIDPPGEEWRPGASGRLLPHFDVAAYDAQGNRLPPGESGELRLAGASSGPWAGAWTPLLGHWEKGGVRPFAQGTVSTGDIGHVDGDGWLTVLDRKKLVIVRGGANVYPAEVERVLAAHPEVAAAAVCAVPDARLGQRVAAVVQTAGGPLDAGALAEHCRRTLAPYKVPEFWTQVPALPRNAMGKVQRTALADLVGSAGETP encoded by the coding sequence GTGAGCAGCGACGGCGGCGGCCTTCCGCAGGAACAGCACCTCACCGGTCGGACGCCGGGGCGCCCACCGGGACCCGGCACGATCGCCCGGGTCCTGGACGCGGCGCTCGCCGTCCGGCCCGACGCGATCGCCGTCGAAGCGGCCTCCGGCACGCTGACCTACGCCGAGCTGGACGAGCGGGCGCGACGGGCCGCCGGGGCGCTGTGGGCGCGCGGGATCAGGCCCGGCGACCGGGTCGCGGCCTGCCTGCCGAACGACCTCGACATCGTCGCGGCCTTCCACGGCGCGCAGCGGGTCGGCGCCGTCTGGGCGGGGATCGGCGAGGCGCTGACCGAGGCAGAGCAGCGGGACCTGCACGAGCTGTGCGAGCCCACCGTGGTGCTGGCCGGGCCGCGCTGCCGCATCGAGGTGCCGGGCCGGGTCGACGCCGATGCCTGGGCGGCGCTGACCGCGCGCGCGGAGCACGCCCCGGACGTCGCCGCCGATCCCGACGCGCCGGCCGGGATCGCGTTCACCAGCGGCACCTCGGGACGGCCCAAGGCCGTCGTGCACAGCCAGCGCAACCTCCTGTTGCCGGGCGCGGCGCTGGTCGCGAGCCGCGGCTGGGGGCCCGAGCTGCGCAAGGGCGACAGCTTCCCGCTCACCATCCTCAACCTCATGGTCCTGTCGACGCTGCTCACCGCCCAGGCGGGCGGCCGGGCCGTCATCATGGACCGGCGGGACGCCTCGGGCGTCGCCGAGTGGATCTCCACGCGCCGCGTCACGGTGTGGAACGGCGCTCCGGCGCAGCTGCACGACTTCGCCGCGCGCCCGGAACTCGACCTGTCGTCGCTGCGCGAGGTGTGGAGCGGCGGCAGCGACACCCCCGATGAGCTGCGGCGTGCCTTCGCCGCCGCGCACGGGCTCGTCCCCCGGGCGACGTACGGGCTGACGGAGGCGCCGACCGTGGTCTCGATCGACCCTCCGGGCGAGGAGTGGCGGCCGGGAGCGAGCGGCCGCCTTCTCCCCCACTTCGACGTCGCCGCCTACGACGCGCAAGGGAACCGGCTGCCTCCGGGTGAGTCCGGGGAACTGCGCCTTGCCGGGGCTTCTTCCGGCCCCTGGGCGGGGGCATGGACTCCGCTGCTCGGCCACTGGGAGAAGGGCGGCGTCCGCCCGTTCGCGCAGGGCACCGTCTCGACGGGCGACATCGGGCACGTGGACGGCGATGGCTGGCTGACCGTGCTGGACCGCAAGAAGCTCGTCATCGTCCGCGGCGGCGCGAACGTCTACCCGGCCGAGGTCGAACGCGTCCTCGCCGCCCACCCGGAGGTCGCCGCGGCCGCGGTGTGCGCGGTTCCCGACGCCCGGCTCGGCCAGCGCGTCGCGGCGGTCGTGCAGACCGCGGGGGGCCCGCTGGACGCGGGCGCGCTCGCCGAGCACTGCCGCCGGACGCTCGCGCCCTACAAGGTCCCGGAGTTCTGGACCCAGGTCCCGGCCCTGCCCCGCAACGCCATGGGCAAGGTGCAGCGGACCGCCCTCGCCGACCTCGTCGGCAGCGCGGGCGAGACCCCGTGA
- a CDS encoding CaiB/BaiF CoA transferase family protein: protein MTHRGPLSGIRVLDLTTMVMGPYCTQMMADMGADVIKVEPPAGDDTRYVSAGPEHGMGGVFANVNRGKRSVVLDLRTPDGKAALRALTERCDVFVHSMRAKAIARLGFAYADVAALNPSAVYTNCYGYGRRGPYADLAAYDDTIQAECGIPSVQERLTGEAGYVGTIMADKVAGLTALYATTAALFHRERTGEGQEVEIAMFETMAAFMLVEHAGAALFQPPLGPAGYPRAVAPNRRPYRTKDGYLSALVYNDKQWAAFVGAVRPAWAGEHFATLARRAARIDEVYALLAETFRERTTEAWLDLLRSLDIPAAPVRTLDDLLDDPHLAETGFFETVRSPYGDVRFPGPPAWFSRTPGRVAGPAPRLGADTRDVLDALGRF, encoded by the coding sequence ATGACGCACCGGGGACCCCTGTCCGGCATCCGCGTCCTCGACCTGACGACCATGGTCATGGGCCCTTACTGCACCCAGATGATGGCCGACATGGGCGCCGACGTCATCAAGGTCGAGCCGCCCGCGGGCGACGACACCCGCTATGTCTCCGCGGGCCCGGAACACGGCATGGGCGGCGTGTTCGCCAACGTCAACCGCGGCAAGCGCAGCGTCGTCCTCGACCTCCGCACCCCCGACGGCAAGGCGGCGCTGCGCGCCCTCACCGAGCGCTGCGACGTGTTCGTGCACTCCATGCGCGCCAAGGCGATCGCTCGTCTGGGCTTCGCCTACGCCGACGTCGCCGCGCTCAACCCGTCGGCCGTCTACACCAACTGCTACGGCTACGGCCGCCGCGGCCCGTACGCCGATCTCGCCGCCTACGACGACACGATCCAGGCCGAATGCGGCATCCCGTCGGTCCAGGAGCGGCTGACGGGCGAGGCCGGGTACGTCGGCACGATCATGGCCGACAAGGTGGCCGGCCTGACCGCCCTCTACGCCACGACCGCCGCGCTGTTCCACCGCGAGCGCACGGGCGAAGGCCAGGAGGTGGAGATCGCCATGTTCGAGACGATGGCCGCCTTCATGCTGGTCGAGCACGCGGGCGCGGCGCTGTTCCAGCCGCCGCTCGGCCCCGCGGGCTACCCGCGCGCGGTGGCCCCGAACCGCAGGCCCTACCGCACGAAGGACGGGTACCTCTCGGCCCTCGTCTACAACGACAAGCAGTGGGCCGCGTTCGTCGGCGCGGTCCGGCCGGCGTGGGCGGGCGAGCACTTCGCGACGCTGGCGCGCCGCGCCGCCCGGATCGACGAGGTCTACGCGCTGCTCGCCGAGACGTTCCGGGAACGCACCACCGAGGCGTGGCTGGACCTGCTGCGCTCGCTCGACATCCCCGCCGCGCCCGTCCGCACCCTGGACGACCTCCTCGACGACCCGCACCTCGCCGAGACCGGGTTCTTCGAGACCGTCCGGTCTCCCTACGGCGACGTCCGCTTCCCCGGCCCGCCCGCCTGGTTCTCCCGCACCCCCGGCCGTGTCGCCGGACCCGCCCCCCGCCTCGGCGCCGACACCCGCGACGTCCTCGACGCCCTCGGCAGGTTCTGA
- a CDS encoding acyl-CoA dehydrogenase family protein: MDFSLTEDQQSIRDAVLDFCTTRFPDEYWRDLDERAVFPHDFHKAMADAGWLGVAMPEDVGGAGLGITEAAIMMQAVAESGGGMTAASSIHGPVFSMQPVALFGTEEQSKRMIPSVLTGEHRICFAVTEPDAGLDTTRLRTRAERREGGYLVNGEKIWISVAQVADKMMLLARTTPLEEVTKKTEGLSLFFTDLDRASIDVRAIKKMGRHAVDSNLLFLTDVWIPEEDRIGAEGEGFKIILHGLNPERILLAAEAIGLGRAALKRAARYARERVVFDRPIGMNQGIQHPLAKCWAQLEAANLMVLKAATLFDDGADCGVEANAGKYLAAEAGFEACHTAMLTLGGMGYAREYDVERYLREVMIPRTAPVSPHMILNFLAEKVLGLPKSY, from the coding sequence ATGGATTTCTCCCTCACCGAGGACCAGCAGAGCATCCGCGACGCCGTCCTCGACTTCTGCACCACCCGGTTCCCCGACGAGTACTGGCGCGACCTCGACGAGCGCGCGGTGTTCCCGCACGACTTCCACAAGGCGATGGCCGACGCGGGCTGGCTGGGCGTCGCGATGCCCGAGGACGTCGGGGGCGCGGGCCTCGGCATCACCGAGGCCGCGATCATGATGCAGGCCGTCGCCGAGTCGGGCGGCGGGATGACCGCGGCGTCGAGCATCCACGGCCCGGTGTTCAGCATGCAGCCCGTCGCCCTGTTCGGCACCGAGGAGCAGAGCAAGCGGATGATCCCGTCCGTCCTCACCGGAGAGCACCGGATCTGCTTCGCGGTGACCGAGCCGGACGCCGGGCTCGACACGACGAGGCTGCGCACCCGCGCCGAGCGCCGCGAGGGCGGCTACCTGGTGAACGGCGAGAAGATCTGGATCTCCGTCGCGCAGGTCGCCGACAAGATGATGCTGCTCGCCCGCACGACGCCGCTGGAGGAGGTGACGAAGAAGACCGAGGGCCTGTCCCTGTTCTTCACCGACCTCGACCGGGCCAGCATCGACGTCCGGGCGATCAAGAAGATGGGCCGGCACGCGGTCGACTCGAACCTCCTGTTCCTCACCGACGTGTGGATTCCGGAGGAGGACAGGATCGGCGCGGAGGGCGAGGGCTTCAAGATCATCCTGCATGGGCTCAACCCCGAGCGGATCCTGCTCGCCGCGGAGGCCATCGGCCTGGGCCGGGCGGCGCTCAAGCGCGCGGCGCGCTACGCCCGCGAACGCGTCGTCTTCGACCGGCCGATCGGGATGAACCAGGGCATCCAGCATCCGCTGGCCAAGTGCTGGGCGCAGCTCGAAGCGGCGAACCTCATGGTGCTGAAGGCCGCGACCCTGTTCGACGACGGGGCGGACTGCGGCGTCGAGGCCAACGCGGGCAAGTACCTCGCGGCCGAGGCAGGGTTCGAGGCGTGCCACACCGCGATGCTCACGCTCGGCGGGATGGGCTACGCGCGGGAGTACGACGTCGAGCGCTACCTGCGGGAGGTGATGATCCCGCGCACCGCCCCGGTGAGCCCGCACATGATCCTCAACTTCCTCGCCGAGAAGGTGCTCGGCCTGCCCAAGTCGTACTGA
- a CDS encoding HpcH/HpaI aldolase/citrate lyase family protein — protein sequence MQSFSARSWLFAPGDSPRKMAKAADGSADAVILDLEDAVAEEGKPGARAGVAEFLAGRPEAERGRLWVRINPLDGPHALSDLAAIVPARPGGVMLPKARGPQDVEVLDHYLSALEVAAGTERGAIRVIALVTETAEGMFTTGAYKGAPRLTALTWGAEDLADAVGASDNRGPDGGYGFTYELARSLCLLGAAAAGVAAVDTIHGDFRDLAGLRARAEKVRRDGYRGMLAIHPDQVEVINAAFAPTEAELAEAREIVELFAAHPGVGAIGRNGAMLDRPHLARARALLAAGGLT from the coding sequence ATGCAGAGCTTCAGCGCGCGATCCTGGCTGTTCGCGCCCGGGGACAGTCCCCGGAAGATGGCCAAGGCCGCCGACGGGTCCGCCGACGCCGTCATCCTGGACCTGGAGGACGCGGTCGCCGAGGAGGGCAAGCCGGGCGCGCGCGCGGGCGTCGCGGAGTTCCTCGCGGGCCGCCCCGAGGCGGAGCGGGGCCGCCTGTGGGTGCGGATCAACCCCTTGGACGGCCCGCACGCGCTGTCCGACCTCGCCGCGATCGTGCCCGCCCGGCCCGGCGGCGTCATGCTGCCCAAGGCGCGTGGACCGCAGGACGTCGAGGTGCTCGACCACTACCTGTCGGCGCTGGAGGTCGCGGCGGGCACGGAACGCGGCGCCATCCGGGTGATCGCGCTGGTGACCGAGACCGCCGAAGGCATGTTCACCACCGGGGCCTACAAGGGCGCGCCCCGCCTTACCGCGCTGACCTGGGGGGCCGAGGATCTCGCCGACGCCGTCGGGGCCAGCGACAACCGGGGCCCGGACGGAGGCTACGGCTTCACCTACGAGCTCGCCCGCAGCCTCTGCCTCCTGGGCGCGGCGGCGGCGGGCGTCGCCGCGGTCGACACCATCCACGGCGACTTCCGCGACCTCGCGGGCCTGCGCGCGCGGGCCGAGAAGGTCCGCCGCGACGGGTACCGCGGCATGCTCGCCATCCATCCCGACCAGGTCGAGGTCATCAACGCCGCGTTCGCCCCGACGGAGGCGGAACTCGCCGAGGCGCGCGAGATCGTCGAGCTGTTCGCGGCGCATCCGGGCGTCGGCGCGATCGGCCGCAACGGCGCGATGCTCGACCGGCCGCACCTCGCCCGCGCCCGGGCGCTGCTGGCCGCAGGCGGCCTGACATGA
- a CDS encoding acetyl-CoA hydrolase/transferase family protein produces the protein MTVHCAPEDLDLSRFLEPGDRIVLGQACGEPTTLVEALIEQAAGIGGLSVFIATSFSGLLTPEAADAFEVSSMGAIGALRTLAKAHRLSVVPCHVSQVGPMIESGVLACDAAFVQVSPADAEGDHGCGLISDYVGAAAARARVVIAEVNDLVPRTHGETLPGSAFDCAVHVARPPVEVPPARIGPIDEAIAAHAAAYIGDGAVLQTGVGAVPDALLRLLHDRRDLGVHSGMIGDGLVDLVEAGVVTNARKKTDQGVSINGALIGTRRLYDFADRNPALRMCATSYTHDPAVLAQVERLVTVNSALEVDLTGQVNAEQSGTAYLGGTGGQVDFVRAGSRSPGGHALMVLPSTAKNGTVSRITTALSGPVTTARSDIDVVITEYGAAELKGRTLAERARRLVAIAHPDFRETLEREADALRRRGF, from the coding sequence ATGACCGTGCACTGCGCGCCGGAAGACCTCGACCTCTCCCGCTTCCTCGAGCCCGGTGACCGGATCGTCCTCGGCCAGGCGTGCGGGGAGCCGACGACCCTGGTCGAGGCGCTGATCGAGCAGGCGGCCGGGATCGGCGGCCTGTCGGTGTTCATCGCGACGAGCTTCTCCGGCCTGCTCACGCCCGAGGCCGCCGACGCGTTCGAGGTCTCCAGCATGGGGGCGATCGGCGCGTTGCGGACCCTCGCCAAGGCGCACCGGCTGAGCGTCGTGCCGTGCCATGTCAGCCAGGTCGGGCCGATGATCGAGTCCGGCGTCCTGGCCTGCGACGCCGCGTTCGTCCAGGTGAGCCCCGCCGACGCGGAGGGGGACCACGGCTGCGGCCTCATCAGCGACTACGTGGGCGCCGCCGCGGCCCGGGCCCGGGTCGTCATCGCCGAGGTGAACGACCTGGTGCCCCGGACCCACGGTGAGACCCTGCCCGGCTCGGCCTTCGACTGCGCCGTCCACGTCGCCCGCCCGCCCGTCGAGGTGCCGCCGGCCCGGATCGGCCCGATCGACGAGGCGATCGCCGCGCACGCCGCCGCCTACATCGGCGACGGCGCGGTCCTCCAGACCGGGGTCGGCGCGGTCCCCGACGCGCTGCTCCGTCTCCTGCACGACCGCCGTGACCTGGGCGTCCACTCCGGCATGATCGGTGACGGCCTGGTCGACCTGGTCGAGGCGGGAGTCGTGACGAACGCCCGGAAGAAGACCGACCAGGGCGTCTCCATCAACGGTGCCCTCATCGGCACCCGCCGCCTCTACGATTTCGCCGACCGCAATCCCGCCCTCCGCATGTGCGCGACCTCCTACACCCACGACCCTGCCGTCCTCGCCCAGGTGGAACGGCTCGTCACCGTCAACTCCGCGCTGGAGGTCGACCTGACGGGCCAGGTCAACGCCGAACAGTCCGGCACCGCCTACCTGGGCGGCACCGGCGGCCAGGTCGACTTCGTCCGCGCCGGCTCCCGCTCCCCGGGGGGCCACGCCCTCATGGTCCTCCCCTCCACCGCCAAGAACGGCACCGTCAGCCGCATCACCACCGCCCTGTCGGGCCCCGTCACCACCGCCCGCTCCGACATCGACGTCGTCATCACCGAATACGGTGCGGCCGAACTCAAGGGCCGCACACTCGCCGAGCGGGCCCGCCGCCTCGTCGCGATCGCCCATCCCGACTTCCGCGAGACCCTGGAACGGGAGGCGGACGCCCTCCGCAGACGTGGCTTCTGA